The following coding sequences are from one Ornithorhynchus anatinus isolate Pmale09 chromosome 11, mOrnAna1.pri.v4, whole genome shotgun sequence window:
- the DNAAF8 gene encoding uncharacterized protein C16orf71 homolog isoform X1, protein MATKDKRSSPPNHPPDPFLEKTVANWGSILDSVKDQLPSLDSDSSSSDYDDEELFIFQRDEATLIPDLSEELADLSPDVLDDQQRQETIKKLREAWIGGQEVSAIPQKDIIQPLKIRWPSQDSKAADALLRIPEETPKWQKGDSLEFSEPSTVKDLTEGPQGEEDATQSGERGQATDHFCFDISPLTEDSELLNWKTTRREREKMIKTTILHKETLKPPLGVLEKPELTKCLPSKSVDDQVEQSTGSEEEQEAMSDKKAKGLTLLSFQELNQLDLDRILRSLKEQEDWGDHSGGPSCSAADPTRSQESLAAKSQDKLMEQLVNLCAKQSKAMSSCYMEPTDKLCSSKELQVRRSRGDSFLPTWPSQGLHEGLHLRGKPEPPTVFIDLRTSLLQKSEQDPQEPWKDPSSSYCSSDRGEEEQEDEEDEEDEEDEEDKEEETQLLKEEEKQKRVLLSSPSPSRDYTGKSLLLRQLRAFRNKISQP, encoded by the exons ATGGCTACAAAGGACAAACGAAGTTCTCCACCAAATCACCCCCCAGATCCTTTCCTGGAAAAGACAGTAGCAAATTGGGGCTCCATTCTAGATTCAGTAAAAGATCAGCTCCCATCTCTGGATTCGGATTCTTCTTCA TCTGATTACGATGATGAAGAACTGTTCATTTTCCAACGAGATGAAGCGACTCTGATCCCCGATCTGTCTGAAGAGCTGGCCGATCTTTCTCCAGATGTTCTAGATGACCAG CAAAGGCAAGAAACAATAAAGAAGTTAAGAGAAGCCTGGATTGGAGGCCAGGAGGTTTCAGCCATTCCACAAAAGGACATTATCCAACCTCTAAAAATCAGGTGGCCTTCTCAAGACAGTAAGGCGGCAGATGCTCTCCTCAGAATCCCAGAAGAAACTCCCAAGTGGCAGAAAGGCGACTCGTTGGAATTTTCTGAGCCATCTACAGTGAAAGACCTGACAGAAGGACCTCAGGGAGAGGAAGACGCTACTCAGTCGGGGGAAAGAGGTCAGGCAACTGATCATTTTTGCTTTGATATCTCACCCCTGACAGAAGACTCAGAGCTGTTAAACTGGAAAACtaccagaagagagagagagaagatgataAAAACGACTATCCTCCATAAGGAGACTCTCAAACCTCCTCTCGGGGTCTTAGAAAAGCCAGAGCTCACAAAATGTCTTCCCTCTAAGTCTGTGGATGACCAGGTGGAGCAAAGCACTGGATCAGAAGAGGAGCAAGAAGCCATGTCAGACAAGAAGGCCAAAGGACTGACATTACTTTCTTTCCAG GAACTCAACCAATTGGATTTAGACAGGATTCTTCGGAGCCTGAAGGAGCAGGAAGACTGGGGCGATCACTCGGGAGGACCCTCATGCTCTGCAGCGGATCCCACTCGCAGCCAAG AAAGTTTGGCAGCAAAATCGCAGGACAAGCTTATGGAGCAGCTGGTCaacttgtgtgccaagcaatcCAAGGCCATGTCTTCGTGCTACATGGAGCCAACTGACAAGCTTTGTTCCTCCAAGGAGCTCCAGGTCAGAAGAAGCAG AGGAGATAGCTTCTTACCAACTTGGCCAAGTCAAGGCCTGCATGAAGGATTGCACCTGAGGGGCAAACCAGAGCCCCCCACAGTTTTCATCGATCTAAGGACTTCTCTGCTCCAGAAATCAGAACAGGACCCCCAAGAGCCATGGAAAGACCCAAG CTCGAGTTACTGTTCCAGTgatagaggggaggaggagcaggaggatgaggaggatgaggaggacgaggaggacgaggaggacaaggaggaagagacCCAACTTCttaaggaagaagagaaacagaagagagTGCTACTGTCTTCCCCGAGTCCAAG CAGAGACTATACCGGGAAAAGTCTA
- the DNAAF8 gene encoding uncharacterized protein C16orf71 homolog isoform X2, which yields MATKDKRSSPPNHPPDPFLEKTVANWGSILDSVKDQLPSLDSDSSSSDYDDEELFIFQRDEATLIPDLSEELADLSPDVLDDQQRQETIKKLREAWIGGQEVSAIPQKDIIQPLKIRWPSQDSKAADALLRIPEETPKWQKGDSLEFSEPSTVKDLTEGPQGEEDATQSGERGQATDHFCFDISPLTEDSELLNWKTTRREREKMIKTTILHKETLKPPLGVLEKPELTKCLPSKSVDDQVEQSTGSEEEQEAMSDKKAKGLTLLSFQELNQLDLDRILRSLKEQEDWGDHSGGPSCSAADPTRSQESLAAKSQDKLMEQLVNLCAKQSKAMSSCYMEPTDKLCSSKELQVRRSRGDSFLPTWPSQGLHEGLHLRGKPEPPTVFIDLRTSLLQKSEQDPQEPWKDPSSSYCSSDRGEEEQEDEEDEEDEEDEEDKEEETQLLKEEEKQKRVLLSSPSPRDYTGKSLLLRQLRAFRNKISQP from the exons ATGGCTACAAAGGACAAACGAAGTTCTCCACCAAATCACCCCCCAGATCCTTTCCTGGAAAAGACAGTAGCAAATTGGGGCTCCATTCTAGATTCAGTAAAAGATCAGCTCCCATCTCTGGATTCGGATTCTTCTTCA TCTGATTACGATGATGAAGAACTGTTCATTTTCCAACGAGATGAAGCGACTCTGATCCCCGATCTGTCTGAAGAGCTGGCCGATCTTTCTCCAGATGTTCTAGATGACCAG CAAAGGCAAGAAACAATAAAGAAGTTAAGAGAAGCCTGGATTGGAGGCCAGGAGGTTTCAGCCATTCCACAAAAGGACATTATCCAACCTCTAAAAATCAGGTGGCCTTCTCAAGACAGTAAGGCGGCAGATGCTCTCCTCAGAATCCCAGAAGAAACTCCCAAGTGGCAGAAAGGCGACTCGTTGGAATTTTCTGAGCCATCTACAGTGAAAGACCTGACAGAAGGACCTCAGGGAGAGGAAGACGCTACTCAGTCGGGGGAAAGAGGTCAGGCAACTGATCATTTTTGCTTTGATATCTCACCCCTGACAGAAGACTCAGAGCTGTTAAACTGGAAAACtaccagaagagagagagagaagatgataAAAACGACTATCCTCCATAAGGAGACTCTCAAACCTCCTCTCGGGGTCTTAGAAAAGCCAGAGCTCACAAAATGTCTTCCCTCTAAGTCTGTGGATGACCAGGTGGAGCAAAGCACTGGATCAGAAGAGGAGCAAGAAGCCATGTCAGACAAGAAGGCCAAAGGACTGACATTACTTTCTTTCCAG GAACTCAACCAATTGGATTTAGACAGGATTCTTCGGAGCCTGAAGGAGCAGGAAGACTGGGGCGATCACTCGGGAGGACCCTCATGCTCTGCAGCGGATCCCACTCGCAGCCAAG AAAGTTTGGCAGCAAAATCGCAGGACAAGCTTATGGAGCAGCTGGTCaacttgtgtgccaagcaatcCAAGGCCATGTCTTCGTGCTACATGGAGCCAACTGACAAGCTTTGTTCCTCCAAGGAGCTCCAGGTCAGAAGAAGCAG AGGAGATAGCTTCTTACCAACTTGGCCAAGTCAAGGCCTGCATGAAGGATTGCACCTGAGGGGCAAACCAGAGCCCCCCACAGTTTTCATCGATCTAAGGACTTCTCTGCTCCAGAAATCAGAACAGGACCCCCAAGAGCCATGGAAAGACCCAAG CTCGAGTTACTGTTCCAGTgatagaggggaggaggagcaggaggatgaggaggatgaggaggacgaggaggacgaggaggacaaggaggaagagacCCAACTTCttaaggaagaagagaaacagaagagagTGCTACTGTCTTCCCCGAGTCCAAG AGACTATACCGGGAAAAGTCTA